The following proteins are co-located in the Dehalococcoidia bacterium genome:
- the purB gene encoding adenylosuccinate lyase produces the protein MIERYTRPQMGRIWSQENKLRKWLQVEVAVAEAWAELGRIPPAALEAIRRATYDLERWRLYEQEMHHDFNAFLRTVADSLPPEAASYLHLGLTSYDVEDTALSLMIQEAAQLLVEDVDQLREAIAQRAREHKYTVMAGRTHGVHAEPTTFGLKLALWWDDLGRHRQRLLQAKEEMAVGKISGPVGTHATVPPEVEEKVCARLGLRPAPTSDQVLSRDRHAYFLATIALTGASLERFATEVRHLQRTEVREVEEPFVSGQTGSSAMPHKRNPEKCERICGLARLLRGYALAVTENIALWHERDISHSSVERVALPDACIVLDYMLDLFTQVVQGMRVYPERMKANLDITCGLIFSQRVLLALMEKGLPRPMAYEVVQRNAMRAWEQGLSFRQLLGQDPQVSSLLSPQQLDALFDLQYYLRYVDQVFTRVGL, from the coding sequence ATGATCGAGCGTTATACACGGCCCCAGATGGGCCGCATCTGGTCGCAGGAGAACAAGCTCCGCAAGTGGCTACAGGTGGAGGTGGCCGTGGCTGAGGCGTGGGCGGAGCTAGGGCGCATACCGCCCGCCGCTTTGGAGGCCATACGCCGGGCCACCTACGACCTGGAGCGTTGGCGCCTCTACGAGCAGGAGATGCACCACGACTTCAACGCCTTCCTACGCACCGTGGCCGATTCCCTCCCACCAGAGGCGGCCAGCTACCTCCACCTGGGCCTCACCTCCTACGACGTGGAGGATACGGCCCTCAGCCTCATGATCCAGGAGGCAGCCCAACTCCTGGTGGAGGACGTGGACCAACTGCGAGAGGCCATCGCCCAAAGGGCACGGGAACACAAATACACAGTGATGGCCGGGCGCACCCACGGGGTGCACGCCGAACCCACCACCTTCGGCCTCAAGCTAGCCCTTTGGTGGGACGACCTGGGACGCCACCGCCAGCGCCTCCTGCAAGCCAAGGAGGAGATGGCGGTGGGCAAGATATCGGGGCCCGTGGGCACCCACGCCACCGTCCCCCCGGAGGTGGAGGAGAAGGTGTGCGCCCGCCTAGGCCTCCGCCCCGCCCCCACCTCGGACCAGGTTCTCTCCCGCGACCGCCACGCCTACTTCTTGGCCACCATCGCCCTCACAGGCGCCAGCCTCGAGCGCTTCGCCACCGAGGTGCGACACCTGCAGCGCACAGAGGTGCGGGAAGTGGAGGAGCCCTTCGTCTCGGGGCAGACGGGCTCCAGCGCCATGCCCCACAAGCGCAACCCCGAGAAGTGCGAGCGCATCTGCGGCCTGGCCCGCCTCCTGCGTGGCTACGCCTTGGCCGTCACGGAGAACATCGCCCTCTGGCACGAGAGGGACATCTCCCACTCCTCCGTGGAACGGGTGGCCCTGCCCGACGCCTGCATTGTGCTAGACTATATGCTGGACCTCTTCACCCAGGTGGTACAAGGGATGCGCGTCTATCCGGAGCGGATGAAGGCCAACCTGGACATCACCTGCGGCCTCATCTTCTCCCAGCGTGTCCTCCTGGCTCTCATGGAGAAGGGTCTCCCCCGCCCCATGGCCTACGAGGTCGTCCAGCGCAACGCCATGCGGGCTTGGGAACAAGGCCTTTCCTTCCGCCAGCTCCTGGGCCAAGACCCGCAGGTCTCCTCCCTCCTGAGCCCCCAGCAGCTGGATGCCCTCTTCGACCTCCAGTACTATTTGCGCTATGTGGACCAAGTCTTCACGAGGGTGGGCCTGTGA
- a CDS encoding phosphoribosylaminoimidazolesuccinocarboxamide synthase, with amino-acid sequence MKEVLLESHLNLPLYRRGKVRDTYDLGDRLLMVTTDRISAYDVVLPTGIPGRGLVLTQLSAFWFQLTGDVVPNHFLYLVEGPEAEALGLPREMVGRAMVVRKARRLDVECIVRGYLTGSAWQEYRERGTVWGHKLPEGLVESQELPEPLFTPTTKAETDHDRPLTFREMANMVGEEAAHIMRVRSLALYGYARQYARERGIIIADTKFEFGWVDDELVVIDELLTPDSSRFWLVEDYRPGGPQHSYDKQLVRDYLDSMGWDRRPPAPPLPPEVVAETAHRYLEVFQRLTGQELLIPASE; translated from the coding sequence GTGAAAGAGGTGTTACTGGAGAGCCACCTAAACTTGCCCCTCTACCGGCGGGGCAAGGTGCGCGATACCTACGACTTAGGGGATCGCCTGCTGATGGTGACCACAGACCGTATCTCCGCCTATGATGTGGTGCTGCCTACAGGCATCCCTGGTCGAGGCCTTGTCCTCACCCAGCTCTCTGCCTTCTGGTTCCAGCTCACGGGGGACGTGGTCCCCAACCACTTCCTGTACCTGGTGGAGGGGCCCGAGGCCGAGGCTCTGGGCCTTCCCAGGGAGATGGTCGGGCGGGCCATGGTGGTGCGCAAGGCCCGGCGGCTGGACGTGGAGTGCATCGTGCGCGGCTATCTCACGGGCTCCGCGTGGCAGGAGTATCGCGAGCGGGGTACTGTCTGGGGCCACAAGCTCCCAGAGGGTCTGGTGGAGTCCCAGGAGCTGCCTGAGCCCCTCTTCACCCCCACCACCAAGGCGGAGACAGATCACGACCGCCCCTTGACCTTTCGGGAGATGGCCAACATGGTGGGTGAGGAGGCAGCTCACATCATGCGTGTGCGCAGCCTCGCCCTCTACGGCTACGCTCGCCAATACGCTCGGGAGCGGGGCATCATCATCGCCGACACCAAATTCGAGTTTGGGTGGGTGGACGACGAGCTGGTGGTGATAGATGAGCTCCTCACCCCTGATTCCAGCCGTTTCTGGCTGGTGGAGGATTATCGCCCAGGCGGCCCCCAGCACAGCTACGACAAACAGCTGGTGCGCGACTACCTGGACAGCATGGGCTGGGACCGCCGCCCTCCGGCCCCTCCCCTGCCGCCAGAGGTGGTGGCCGAGACGGCCCATAGGTACTTGGAGGTGTTCCAGCGGCTCACCGGGCAGGAGCTGCTGATACCAGCATCGGAGTGA